Genomic segment of Psychrobacter sanguinis:
GCGTCCGTTAAGTAACGCCGCATCAATAGGTTGAAGAATCTGCTGTTTCATATTCCTTCGAAGCTTGGTTATAAAATCGATATTGAAGTCATTAAAGAGTTTATCTTTTAAATCTTGACTGACATACCCTCGATCACCAAACAGTTTACCGAATATATCATTTGCTAGGCCCTCTCTTAGCGGCTCTCTATCATCTATATTTCCCGGAGTGACTCTAATCGATAATAACTCACCGTGATGATTGATAATCGCGTGCAGTTTGAATCCGTAGAACCAACCCATACTTGTCTTCCCTCTTTGAGCAATCCCCTCAAACACCTTATGACGCTTAATCCGCCGGTTATGGCATACAGATAGTTTGGTGGCATCCACAAAGCTAATACCTGTGCAACTTCCCATCAAGCTTTTAAGATAAGCACACAAAGGCATAAGAGCACGGGGTACTAATTCAATAAAACGTGAGTAGCTTGGTAAGTCTGGGAAATCTTTTTTCATCATGCCTAGCATATGATGATAGTAAAACCCTTTAAATTGACGGTAACGTAATTGATGAAACAGTACCAATATAGTCATTATCTCTGGTACACTTATCTTGCATGCTCTTAATCGCTTTGTCCCATTTTCGATCAGCTGACGTTCAAATTCTGGTTTGAATGCTTGGTAAAAGTCGTCAATGTGGCAGTATAATTCGGTTAGGTTGTCCATGTAAGAAGTCCTTTTTGTTGAGTTTTTATTAGTACATTAACTTTAACAATTTTGGACTTCTTTTTTTTTGCCTTTTTTTGACCTGCTTATCCCGAACTCAGGTTACAAGCTAGGTAAAGCATAGATTTAAAATTGCGTGCTAACTTTTCATAGCGTGTTGCTATACTGCGAAAATGCTTTAATCGAGCGAACATATTTTCAACTAGATGGCGTAATTTATAAAGGTAACTGTCAAACTCTGGGTTAGGTTGTTTCGTATTTTTTCTTCTAGGAATAACCGCTTTCATGCCATGTTCTATCGCTTTATCTCTGATTTTCTGCGAATCGTATCCTTTGTCAGCTATAAAGTATTCTGCCTGTTCAATCACTTCTATTAGGTCGTTTGCAACTTGACTGTCGTGCACTTCACCCCCAGTGATTTTAAAATCGATCGGATTTCCATGCGCGTCCACACATAAGTGTATTTTTGTCGTGTTTCCGCCACGACTGAGTCCAATTGCTCGCTCTTCACCACGCCGAGCTCCACTTGCATGTTGATGACACCGTACATAACTTCCGTCAATGAATACCCATTCTTTATCAGTTTGTGTTCGTAGGTCAAAAAAAAATTCTGCCATAGCCCTTTTGTAGACCATCGATTAAAGCGGTTATAAGCGGTTTTCCATGAACCTAGTTCGGTAGGTATGTCTCGCCATGGAGCGCCTGTTCTTAGTTTCCAAAGTATGGCTTCCATTACGGTGCGGTCATTCTTCCATTGATGGCAACCGTGTGCCTTCATTGTTGTTTGTAGTTGTTCCCATATCTCGTCAGTTATTGCTGTTCTCGCCATGGTGTGAGTTTCCCTATATTTTGTTGATATATAGGATTAAAATAAGGCTTTATCTGTATTTTTCAAATTAGGGACACGCCCTAGCAGGAATAAAGGTAAGCATCCGACCATCCCATCTTTTTTTCTATTAAAAAATGCGAGATAGCGGTGTTTGTCAACATAGTTGTCACCATTTAATGAATTAGGCGACCCTCATCTTATCAATCGATTTTGGCTCTTTTACTGGATTTAAAGTCGTTGGGGGCACAGGTGTACAATCTCTCA
This window contains:
- a CDS encoding IS982 family transposase, with translation MDNLTELYCHIDDFYQAFKPEFERQLIENGTKRLRACKISVPEIMTILVLFHQLRYRQFKGFYYHHMLGMMKKDFPDLPSYSRFIELVPRALMPLCAYLKSLMGSCTGISFVDATKLSVCHNRRIKRHKVFEGIAQRGKTSMGWFYGFKLHAIINHHGELLSIRVTPGNIDDREPLREGLANDIFGKLFGDRGYVSQDLKDKLFNDFNIDFITKLRRNMKQQILQPIDAALLNGRSLIETVFDDLKNLCQIEHSRHRSFTGFAVNLLAGLIAYCWFPFKPTLKNVSAYGQAAKN
- a CDS encoding IS5 family transposase (programmed frameshift) encodes the protein MARTAITDEIWEQLQTTMKAHGCHQWKNDRTVMEAILWKLRTGAPWRDIPTELGSWKTAYNRFNRWSNKRAMAEFFFDLRTQTDKEWVFIDGSYVRCHQHASGARRGEERAIGLSRGGNTTKIHLCVDAHGNPIDFKITGGEVHDSQVANDLIEVIEQAEYFIADKGYDSQKIRDKAIEHGMKAVIPRRKNTKQPNPEFDSYLYKLRHLVENMFARLKHFRSIATRYEKLARNFKSMLYLACNLSSG